A section of the Paramisgurnus dabryanus chromosome 4, PD_genome_1.1, whole genome shotgun sequence genome encodes:
- the cabp2a gene encoding calcium-binding protein 2a encodes MMGAKPSKRRSMKKGVPPMEGSGAPLGTAMLGGSGDAAAEDDDDEELGEKRPFDEPICALVQNCTVLHNIVGPACIFLRQSFAQAQLDRDLRPEEIEELKEAFREFDKDKDGFISCKDLGECMRTMGYMPTEMELIELSQQICGGRVDFEDFVDLMGPKMLAETADMIGVKELRDAFREFDSNGDGQISLAELREAMKKLMGEQLNHREIDEILRDVDLNGDGQVDFEEFVRMMSR; translated from the exons ATGATGGGAGCAAAGCCATCTAAAAGGAGGAGTATGAAGAAG GGAGTCCCACCCATGGAGGGCAGCGGTGCGCCACTGGGCACTGCCATGTTAGGGGGCAGTGGTGACGCAGCAGCTGAGGATGATGATGACGAAGAGTTGGGGGAAAAGCGTCCGTTTGATGAGCCGATATGTGCTTTGGTTCAGAACTGTACCGTTTTGCATAACATCGTGGGCCCTGCCTGCATCTTTCTCCGACAGAGCTTCGCTCAGGCTCAACTA GACAGAGATCTACGGCCAGAGGAAATTGAAG agCTTAAGGAAGCCTTCAGAGAGTTTGACAAAGATAAGGATGGCTTCATTAGCTGTAAGGATCTGGGCGAGTGTATGAGGACGATGGGATACATGCCCACGGAGATGGAGCTGATTGAACTAAGCCAGCAGATCT GTGGCGGCAGAGTCGACTTTGAGGACTTTGTAGACCTGATGGGGCCAAAGATGTTGGCTGAAACAGCAGACATGATTGGTGTGAAAGAATTGAGAGATGCTTTTAGAGAG TTTGACTCTAATGGCGATGGTCAGATCAGTCTGGCTGAACTGAGAGAAGCTATGAAAAAGCTAATGGGAGAGCAGCTTAACCACAGAGAGATTGATGAAATCCTCAGGGATGTTGACCTCAATGGAGATGGGCAGGTTGACTTTGAAG agtTTGTACGAATGATGTCACGCTAA